A genomic segment from Desulfurispirillum indicum S5 encodes:
- a CDS encoding ATP-binding protein translates to MSKFTNPFKPTKPVYSGVFSGRYNELYKIDKSLRETKAGNPTNLLFVGERGIGKTSLLLYAKFIANGDILSMDQEKFNFLNVFITIDNRMNTTRFIQKLNIEIERQLRNENDVLQKVKDVWSFVKRLEVGGVKLNPAEIQDIVDNAIYSLVDTIKIICDDKTKKDGIVIFIDEADNSPEELQIGSFLKILNEKLISENCENVLFVMAGLPEVRNKLRESHQSSLRIFEELELATLSKQDTRAVIESGLTEVKNEQKVLIEIADAAVDTIYLISEGYPHFIQQLAYCAFEQNSDHIIDGHDVNESISNSLRLIGDRYYKDMFFNKILSESYRDVLVIMSEKGSDWITKEEIKKKFRGSEKTLNNAISALKTRNIILVKEGVKGYYRLQWIAFALWIKYFTQKDLSTEADKA, encoded by the coding sequence ATGAGTAAATTTACGAACCCATTTAAACCAACCAAGCCTGTATATAGCGGTGTTTTTTCAGGTCGTTATAATGAATTATACAAAATTGACAAATCTCTAAGAGAGACTAAAGCAGGGAACCCAACTAATCTTTTGTTTGTTGGCGAAAGGGGTATAGGAAAAACTTCTTTATTGCTATATGCAAAATTTATTGCTAATGGCGATATACTTTCAATGGATCAAGAGAAATTCAACTTTCTAAACGTCTTCATTACCATTGACAATCGCATGAACACAACTCGTTTCATTCAAAAGCTTAATATTGAAATCGAAAGACAGTTACGCAATGAAAATGATGTTCTTCAAAAGGTAAAGGATGTTTGGAGTTTTGTGAAACGCCTTGAAGTTGGTGGCGTTAAATTAAATCCAGCTGAGATTCAGGACATAGTTGACAATGCAATTTACTCACTGGTAGATACAATTAAAATTATCTGTGACGATAAGACAAAAAAAGATGGAATTGTTATCTTTATTGATGAGGCTGATAATTCACCAGAAGAACTACAAATTGGCTCTTTCCTCAAAATATTAAATGAAAAACTAATATCAGAAAATTGCGAAAATGTACTATTCGTAATGGCTGGCTTACCAGAAGTTAGGAACAAATTACGTGAAAGCCACCAGTCTTCTTTAAGGATATTTGAAGAATTAGAATTAGCCACACTATCAAAACAAGACACACGTGCAGTGATAGAATCAGGTCTAACTGAAGTAAAAAATGAACAAAAAGTATTAATCGAAATAGCCGATGCTGCCGTAGACACAATATACCTAATTTCTGAAGGTTATCCTCACTTCATTCAACAGTTAGCATATTGCGCATTTGAACAAAACAGTGATCATATAATTGATGGGCATGATGTGAATGAATCAATATCAAATTCATTGCGCCTAATTGGAGATAGGTACTATAAAGATATGTTTTTTAATAAAATACTCAGTGAATCATATCGTGATGTTTTGGTTATAATGTCAGAGAAGGGCAGCGACTGGATAACAAAAGAAGAAATAAAGAAAAAGTTCAGGGGCTCAGAAAAAACATTAAATAACGCTATATCAGCATTAAAAACAAGAAACATAATTTTAGTCAAGGAGGGGGTAAAAGGGTATTACCGGCTACAATGGATTGCATTTGCATTATGGATCAAGTACTTCACTCAAAAAGACTTATCTACTGAAGCGGATAAGGCGTAG
- a CDS encoding Fic family protein, whose product MTSLPSLTELDPSRFFSRSILRQLAASTRQLAELKGVAASIPHQEILINTLGIQEAKDSSEIENIITTHDELYKDDIALRNAGNAAAKEVMRYRQALWIGFKSVQQTGLLLNQHILAMQSELELNAAGFRKLPGTVLKNSSGQVVYSPPQNAQEVIKLMRDLEAFINEPELFDADPLIKMALIHHQFESIHPFYDGNGRTGRLINVLYLVKEGLLDIPVLYLSRYISRHKLDYYRLLQAVHENGHWEEWVLYMLQSVEHTSRETIATIRAIHNLFTDMKRHLRSTYRFYSQDLLNNLFAHPYTKIQFIEQELNVSRLTATKYLDTLANDGILQKHKVGRSSYYVNSQLYRILADMD is encoded by the coding sequence ATGACATCTTTACCATCACTTACCGAGCTTGACCCTAGCCGGTTTTTCAGTCGGTCAATCTTGAGGCAACTGGCCGCGTCCACTCGGCAGCTGGCGGAGTTGAAGGGTGTGGCTGCGTCTATCCCCCATCAAGAGATACTTATCAACACTCTTGGCATTCAAGAAGCAAAAGACAGCTCAGAAATTGAAAACATCATTACCACCCACGATGAGCTGTACAAAGATGACATTGCTTTGAGGAACGCAGGAAATGCCGCAGCCAAAGAAGTCATGCGTTATCGCCAGGCTCTCTGGATAGGCTTTAAATCCGTGCAACAGACCGGATTGCTCCTTAACCAGCATATACTGGCAATGCAGTCTGAACTGGAGCTCAATGCAGCGGGGTTTCGCAAACTGCCAGGTACCGTTTTGAAAAACAGCTCCGGCCAGGTAGTCTACTCTCCACCCCAGAACGCTCAGGAAGTGATCAAACTGATGCGCGACCTGGAAGCATTTATCAATGAACCGGAACTCTTCGATGCAGACCCACTCATAAAAATGGCGCTCATACACCATCAATTTGAAAGCATCCATCCCTTTTATGACGGCAACGGCCGCACCGGACGACTCATCAATGTACTCTACCTGGTCAAGGAAGGCCTACTTGACATTCCAGTGCTGTACCTCAGTCGCTATATCTCCCGCCACAAGCTCGACTACTACCGCTTGTTGCAAGCAGTCCATGAAAATGGGCACTGGGAAGAGTGGGTGCTGTATATGCTGCAGTCAGTCGAACACACCTCACGGGAAACCATCGCCACGATCAGGGCAATTCATAACCTCTTTACAGACATGAAGCGCCACCTGCGCAGCACATATCGCTTTTACAGCCAGGATCTTCTGAACAACCTTTTCGCCCATCCCTACACCAAAATCCAGTTTATCGAACAGGAACTGAATGTATCCCGCCTGACAGCCACAAAATACCTGGACACCCTGGCAAATGATGGAATATTGCAAAAACACAAGGTTGGCCGTTCCAGTTACTACGTCAATTCACAACTCTACCGCATATTGGCAGATATGGATTAA
- a CDS encoding helix-turn-helix transcriptional regulator, whose product MDKKFDTLLRQWKMLQMLRRRPVLSTREIQQKLRDDGFEVTLRTIQRDLQKLSAVFPIACDEKKPIGWKWAKGGESFSIPGMDTTTALTLRMVDEYLGKLLPKSCMASLSPHMLRAKAILSEQASNTLGHWPEKIRVIPRSMPLIAPQVEPEVLETLYDALLASRRCKARYRRRGEEQASEYLVNPLGLVVNDQIFYLVCTLREYDHVVLLALHRFESAQMVDTPSRKPAGFDLDEYLASGALGFANTPSKTISLQLRISRELAEHLQECPLSTNQTLSGQADADDQFLLKARVLDTRQLRWWLLGFADQVEVLAPKSLRQEFAEKSARMAERYE is encoded by the coding sequence ATGGACAAGAAATTCGACACCCTCCTGCGTCAGTGGAAAATGCTGCAGATGCTGCGGCGAAGACCCGTTCTCAGCACTCGTGAAATTCAGCAGAAGCTTCGCGATGATGGCTTCGAGGTAACCCTCCGCACCATCCAGCGCGACCTGCAGAAGCTCTCCGCCGTCTTCCCCATTGCCTGTGATGAGAAAAAACCCATTGGCTGGAAGTGGGCAAAGGGTGGTGAATCATTTAGCATTCCCGGTATGGATACCACCACGGCCCTGACCCTGCGCATGGTGGATGAATACCTGGGCAAGCTGCTGCCAAAATCCTGCATGGCCTCCCTCTCCCCCCACATGCTACGCGCCAAAGCCATTCTGAGTGAGCAAGCCAGCAACACCCTTGGCCACTGGCCAGAGAAAATCCGTGTCATTCCCCGCTCCATGCCCCTGATTGCGCCACAGGTTGAACCGGAAGTTCTGGAAACACTCTACGACGCCCTGCTTGCCAGCCGACGCTGCAAAGCACGCTATCGCAGGCGTGGCGAAGAGCAGGCCAGTGAGTACCTGGTGAACCCCCTGGGGCTGGTGGTAAACGATCAGATATTCTACCTGGTGTGCACCCTGCGCGAATACGACCATGTGGTGCTGCTGGCCCTTCACCGCTTTGAAAGCGCACAGATGGTTGACACGCCCTCCCGCAAGCCAGCAGGATTTGACCTTGACGAATACCTGGCCAGCGGTGCCCTGGGCTTCGCCAATACCCCATCAAAAACCATTTCCCTGCAACTGCGCATATCAAGGGAACTGGCGGAACACCTGCAGGAGTGCCCCCTCAGCACAAATCAGACCTTGTCAGGCCAGGCCGATGCCGATGACCAATTCCTGCTCAAAGCACGCGTGCTGGATACACGGCAACTGCGCTGGTGGTTGCTGGGTTTTGCTGATCAAGTGGAAGTGCTCGCACCCAAGTCACTGCGGCAGGAGTTTGCAGAAAAGTCAGCGAGGATGGCAGAGCGGTACGAGTAA
- the hepT gene encoding type VII toxin-antitoxin system HepT family RNase toxin, with protein MVNDIVLNKAESIERCIRKVEEYSSRETGLHFEADHLKQDAIAFNLVRAAEQCIDLANHVVRRRKLGIPKESRDAFRLLASGGIIPAESADKLVKMVGFRNVLVHEYQQVPGARY; from the coding sequence ATGGTCAATGACATTGTCCTGAATAAAGCAGAGAGCATTGAACGCTGCATTCGAAAAGTCGAAGAATACTCTTCGCGGGAAACCGGGCTTCACTTTGAGGCAGACCACCTGAAGCAGGATGCCATCGCGTTCAACCTGGTGCGAGCTGCCGAGCAGTGTATTGACCTGGCCAACCACGTGGTCAGGCGCAGAAAACTGGGCATACCCAAGGAAAGCCGTGATGCGTTTCGGCTACTGGCCAGCGGAGGTATCATCCCTGCCGAATCGGCCGATAAACTGGTGAAAATGGTGGGGTTCCGCAATGTGCTGGTGCACGAATACCAGCAGGTACCTGGCGCTCGTTATTGA
- a CDS encoding NAD(+) synthase — MLGFYRIATALPGLRVADVAWNRAQIEELAIRAHQQQCAVVVFPELSLTGYTCADLFHQESLLQAVRKALESLCRFSRELDTALVVGAPLPQQGRLYNCALVIQRGHILGAVPKTHLPNKREFYERRWFTPASALPENSTITIGDDSVPFGSRLIFRCDQHYAFAIELCEDLWSVIPPSSSHALAGATVILNPSASNELVAKADYRRELVQNQSARCLAAYAYAGSGIGESSTDLLFGGHHLLCENGLVLEESPRFERGNHLFSADVDCQKLSQLRMSETSFADNPIPTGYRTIPLHPVLPIGELQRYIPPHPFVPGDPQRRDERCEEIFSIQTAALAKRLKHIGSPKAIIGISGGLDSTLALLVTHRTFALLERNPSDIIAITMPGFGTTNRTYENAVTLCKALETDFREIAISQASLEHFKLIGHDPAIHDVTYENVQARERTEILMNIANKHGGIVIGTGDLSEIALGWSTYNGDHMSMYSVNCGVPKTLIRYLVEWVASRSEDAMEELLMDIVNTPITPELLPRDEQKECTQKTEDIIGPYELHDFFLYHTVKYGASTPKVRHLAALAFAGKYDEASIARWHEIFVKRFFTQQFKRSCIPDGPKVGTIALSPRGDWRMPSDASFGGWL, encoded by the coding sequence ATGCTGGGATTTTACCGCATTGCCACAGCCCTCCCCGGATTGCGTGTGGCCGATGTGGCCTGGAACCGCGCGCAAATTGAAGAGCTGGCGATCAGAGCTCACCAGCAGCAGTGCGCCGTGGTCGTCTTTCCGGAACTCAGCCTGACCGGCTACACCTGTGCCGACCTGTTTCACCAGGAGAGCCTGCTGCAGGCTGTCCGCAAAGCGCTGGAGAGCCTGTGCCGGTTCAGCCGCGAACTGGATACCGCCCTGGTGGTTGGCGCTCCACTGCCCCAGCAGGGACGCCTGTACAATTGCGCCCTGGTCATACAGCGCGGCCATATCCTGGGCGCTGTCCCTAAAACTCACCTGCCCAACAAGCGTGAGTTCTATGAGCGACGCTGGTTTACCCCTGCCAGCGCGCTGCCGGAAAACAGCACCATCACCATCGGCGACGACAGCGTTCCCTTTGGCAGCAGACTCATCTTCCGCTGCGACCAGCACTATGCCTTCGCCATCGAACTCTGTGAAGACCTGTGGAGTGTCATCCCCCCCAGCTCCAGCCACGCCCTGGCCGGAGCCACCGTTATCCTCAACCCCTCCGCCAGCAACGAACTGGTGGCCAAGGCCGACTACCGCCGCGAACTGGTACAGAACCAGAGCGCTCGCTGCCTGGCAGCGTACGCCTACGCCGGCAGCGGTATCGGCGAATCCTCCACCGACCTGCTCTTCGGCGGACACCACCTTCTCTGTGAAAACGGCCTGGTGCTGGAGGAAAGTCCGCGCTTTGAGCGGGGCAACCACCTTTTCAGCGCCGATGTCGACTGCCAGAAGCTCAGCCAGCTGCGCATGAGCGAAACCAGCTTTGCCGACAACCCCATCCCCACTGGATACCGCACCATACCCCTGCACCCCGTCCTTCCCATCGGTGAACTGCAGCGCTATATACCACCCCACCCCTTTGTGCCCGGCGACCCCCAGCGCCGCGACGAACGCTGTGAAGAGATCTTCAGCATCCAGACCGCAGCCCTTGCCAAACGCCTGAAGCACATAGGCTCACCCAAAGCCATCATCGGCATTTCCGGCGGACTGGACTCCACCCTGGCCCTGCTGGTAACCCACCGCACCTTTGCGCTGCTGGAACGGAACCCCAGCGATATCATCGCCATCACCATGCCCGGTTTCGGCACCACCAACCGCACCTATGAAAACGCCGTCACCCTGTGCAAAGCCCTGGAGACCGACTTCCGCGAAATCGCCATCAGCCAGGCTTCATTGGAACACTTCAAGCTCATCGGCCACGACCCCGCCATCCATGACGTCACCTACGAGAACGTCCAGGCCCGGGAGCGCACCGAAATTCTCATGAACATCGCCAACAAACACGGCGGCATCGTCATCGGCACCGGTGACCTCTCGGAAATCGCCCTGGGCTGGTCCACCTACAACGGCGACCACATGTCCATGTACTCCGTCAACTGCGGCGTCCCCAAAACCCTGATCCGCTACCTGGTGGAGTGGGTAGCCAGTCGCAGTGAAGACGCCATGGAAGAACTCCTCATGGATATAGTGAACACCCCCATCACCCCCGAACTGCTGCCCCGCGACGAGCAAAAAGAGTGCACCCAGAAGACCGAAGACATCATCGGCCCCTACGAGCTGCACGACTTCTTCCTCTACCACACCGTCAAGTACGGAGCCAGCACCCCCAAAGTACGCCATCTGGCCGCCCTCGCCTTTGCCGGAAAATACGACGAAGCCAGCATCGCCAGGTGGCATGAAATCTTCGTCAAACGCTTCTTCACCCAGCAGTTCAAACGCAGCTGCATCCCCGATGGCCCCAAAGTGGGCACCATCGCCCTGTCGCCCCGTGGCGACTGGCGCATGCCAAGCGACGCCAGCTTTGGCGGATGGCTGTAG
- a CDS encoding CvpA family protein produces the protein MSFTVIDIIIVVALLLAGIKGALSGFMREVFGLLVILASLVVAYFGYETVHGSLLSNLPEEIPAGVVATVAFVVAFLMVWATLNIVTMIAQRFMKFKEASPVGRALGAIISAGKVLVILSFVLAGFQYIPHNPMELRQKVEQSTIGSPLAKMAPIIFQGFTSILPDREGPSPFSGLTQLGELVPDMERLKQEARKIGNSNQDFMRNR, from the coding sequence ATGAGCTTTACCGTCATCGACATCATCATTGTCGTCGCCCTGCTCCTGGCAGGAATCAAGGGCGCCCTCTCCGGATTTATGCGCGAAGTGTTCGGCCTGCTGGTGATCCTGGCCTCCCTGGTGGTCGCCTATTTCGGCTATGAAACCGTCCACGGCTCGCTGCTGAGCAACCTGCCCGAAGAGATCCCGGCCGGCGTCGTCGCCACCGTCGCCTTTGTCGTGGCATTTCTCATGGTATGGGCCACCCTCAACATCGTCACCATGATCGCCCAGCGCTTCATGAAATTCAAGGAAGCCTCCCCCGTCGGGCGCGCCCTGGGAGCCATTATCTCCGCCGGCAAAGTGCTCGTCATACTCTCTTTTGTCCTGGCTGGTTTCCAGTACATTCCCCACAACCCCATGGAATTACGCCAGAAAGTGGAACAGAGCACCATTGGCAGTCCGCTGGCGAAAATGGCCCCCATTATCTTCCAGGGCTTCACCAGCATTCTGCCTGATCGCGAGGGACCCTCGCCCTTCAGTGGCCTGACTCAGCTGGGAGAGCTGGTCCCGGATATGGAGCGCCTCAAGCAGGAAGCCCGCAAAATCGGCAACAGCAACCAGGACTTCATGAGGAACCGCTGA
- a CDS encoding GatB/YqeY domain-containing protein, producing the protein MTIKEQLNEDIKQAMRAKDKMTLEALRFLMAAFKDFEVNNQKREAGLSDEEAVQIIQSSIKKRRESIEQFENGGRAELAEKEKAGLEAIMRYLPEQLGEDALRAIIKESVAEAGASGPQDMGKVMKVIMPKVKGKADGALVNRLVKEALG; encoded by the coding sequence ATGACCATCAAAGAGCAGTTGAACGAAGATATAAAACAGGCCATGCGCGCCAAGGACAAGATGACCCTGGAGGCCCTGCGCTTCCTGATGGCCGCTTTCAAGGACTTTGAAGTCAACAATCAGAAACGCGAAGCCGGCCTGAGTGACGAAGAAGCCGTGCAGATCATCCAGTCTTCCATCAAAAAGCGCCGCGAATCCATCGAGCAGTTTGAAAATGGCGGGCGCGCCGAGCTGGCCGAAAAGGAAAAAGCCGGACTGGAAGCTATCATGCGTTACCTTCCCGAACAGCTTGGTGAGGATGCCCTGCGCGCCATCATCAAGGAATCCGTTGCCGAGGCTGGTGCCAGTGGCCCCCAGGATATGGGGAAAGTCATGAAGGTCATTATGCCCAAAGTCAAGGGCAAGGCCGATGGCGCCCTGGTGAACCGACTGGTGAAAGAGGCCCTGGGATGA
- a CDS encoding histidine triad nucleotide-binding protein has translation MEDCIFCKIAAGTIPCRKVLEDDDILAFHDINPTAPVHVLIIPKRHIPTTLDFEAGADDALAGKLITAAARIARELGIDQSGYRLVFNTNGDGGQEVYHVHLHLLGGRKFSWPAG, from the coding sequence ATGGAAGACTGCATCTTCTGCAAAATCGCGGCAGGCACCATTCCCTGCCGCAAAGTCCTTGAGGATGACGACATACTGGCCTTCCACGATATCAACCCCACGGCCCCCGTGCATGTTCTTATCATCCCGAAACGCCATATCCCGACCACCCTGGACTTCGAGGCCGGAGCCGACGACGCCCTGGCGGGCAAACTTATCACCGCCGCCGCCCGCATTGCCCGCGAACTGGGCATCGATCAGAGTGGCTACCGCCTGGTGTTCAACACCAATGGCGATGGCGGGCAGGAAGTCTACCACGTCCACCTGCACCTGCTGGGCGGGCGCAAGTTCAGCTGGCCAGCGGGCTAG
- a CDS encoding DMT family transporter: MGTTGFLFIIVSAFSHVLWNAFLKVSKDKVSAIAIMMIVTVLIMGGFVIVSGELRNTLQPPVILAAAGSGFFFFLYQFFVARSYMRGDLSAVYPLTVTGPIYIPIWGYLFLDERISLIGFAGILLILYGAVSIQANQFLPGSKKLVRGNFRETGAHFALLAAFFYSFGAITDKIGVTVGTVYAYTFNVCVVMLLFHLLWMVYTRHGAHLLQEMRQQPGILLLGGVAMAISFVTFRIGLQDIPASYATALRQVSSLFSIGIGFFIFRETFGITRIIATVIIVAGVILIRMG, translated from the coding sequence ATGGGCACAACCGGTTTCCTTTTCATCATTGTCAGTGCATTTTCCCATGTACTCTGGAACGCCTTCCTGAAAGTTTCCAAGGATAAAGTCAGCGCCATTGCCATCATGATGATCGTCACCGTTCTGATTATGGGAGGTTTTGTGATCGTCAGCGGAGAGCTCCGCAATACCCTGCAGCCACCGGTCATTCTGGCCGCTGCAGGCTCCGGCTTTTTTTTCTTCCTCTACCAGTTTTTTGTGGCCCGCTCCTATATGCGCGGCGACCTGAGCGCCGTCTATCCTCTGACCGTCACAGGACCAATCTATATCCCCATCTGGGGCTACCTCTTCCTGGATGAACGCATCAGCCTCATCGGCTTTGCCGGCATCCTGCTCATCCTCTACGGCGCCGTCTCCATCCAGGCTAATCAGTTTCTGCCGGGATCAAAGAAGCTGGTGCGCGGCAACTTCCGCGAAACGGGCGCCCACTTTGCCCTGCTGGCCGCGTTCTTCTACTCTTTTGGGGCCATCACCGACAAGATCGGCGTCACCGTCGGCACTGTCTACGCCTACACCTTTAACGTGTGCGTCGTCATGCTCCTGTTCCACCTGCTCTGGATGGTCTACACCCGCCATGGCGCCCACCTGCTCCAGGAAATGCGTCAGCAGCCCGGCATCCTTCTCCTGGGAGGCGTTGCCATGGCAATTTCCTTTGTAACCTTCCGCATAGGCCTGCAGGACATCCCCGCCAGCTACGCCACTGCCCTGCGTCAGGTCAGCAGCCTTTTCAGCATCGGCATCGGTTTCTTTATCTTTCGCGAAACTTTTGGTATAACGCGCATTATCGCTACGGTTATCATTGTGGCGGGAGTAATCCTGATCCGAATGGGGTGA
- a CDS encoding isochorismatase family protein, protein MYHPLDPATTLFMVIDIQGKLAQIMPRRESILKNTSIMIQSCHMLGVPLCVTEQYPAGLGHTDPALLELLREEDPVLEKITFSAYTDEVQQMLEQKRIANVVIAGIETHICVFQTIRSLTGAGFGVYLLQDAAGSRSEENYLSGLDLARQMGAVVTNTESVLFDLLGKAGTGEFKAISKLVK, encoded by the coding sequence GTGTACCATCCACTTGATCCCGCTACGACGCTTTTCATGGTTATTGATATACAGGGGAAACTGGCGCAGATTATGCCGCGCCGCGAAAGTATCCTCAAGAACACCTCCATCATGATTCAGAGCTGCCACATGCTCGGCGTGCCGCTGTGTGTCACGGAGCAGTATCCGGCCGGACTCGGTCACACCGACCCTGCTTTGCTGGAGCTGCTACGCGAGGAAGACCCTGTCCTGGAAAAAATCACTTTTTCCGCCTACACCGACGAAGTACAACAGATGCTGGAGCAGAAGCGCATTGCCAACGTGGTGATTGCCGGAATCGAAACCCATATCTGCGTGTTCCAGACCATCCGCAGTCTCACGGGAGCGGGTTTTGGCGTATATCTCCTGCAGGACGCTGCCGGCAGCCGCTCCGAGGAAAATTACCTGAGCGGCCTTGATCTGGCAAGGCAAATGGGCGCTGTGGTGACAAATACCGAAAGCGTTCTGTTTGACCTGCTGGGCAAGGCGGGCACAGGCGAGTTCAAAGCCATATCCAAATTGGTAAAATAG
- a CDS encoding metal-dependent transcriptional regulator, protein MSHPEMTPSMEDYLEAIYSLVQENKVARTRDIALSLSVKMPSVTSALKKLSDLGMVNYDPYQYITLTKEGERHAKQTLQKHHTLKEFFESVVDIPSTKASELACMLEHHIDMKGLEKFSVVIREYKERAKG, encoded by the coding sequence ATGAGCCATCCTGAAATGACACCGTCAATGGAAGACTATCTTGAGGCAATTTACAGCCTGGTTCAGGAGAACAAGGTTGCCCGTACCAGGGATATCGCCCTCTCACTTTCCGTCAAGATGCCGTCGGTAACATCGGCTTTGAAAAAGCTCTCGGATCTGGGCATGGTCAACTACGACCCCTACCAGTACATTACCCTGACCAAAGAAGGTGAGCGCCACGCCAAGCAGACACTGCAGAAGCACCACACTCTGAAGGAGTTCTTTGAAAGCGTTGTGGATATTCCCTCGACCAAGGCTTCGGAGCTGGCGTGCATGCTGGAGCATCACATTGATATGAAGGGCCTGGAGAAGTTTTCAGTGGTTATTCGGGAGTACAAAGAGCGGGCAAAGGGCTGA
- the folK gene encoding 2-amino-4-hydroxy-6-hydroxymethyldihydropteridine diphosphokinase, with protein MTRIDLTGSDASGETAFLLLGSNRPPREHFLQQAIELLGQLPDTHITWQSPVLRTPPYGYTQQEDFLNQVLHLKTGLLPRQLLRAVKETEQQVGRRESFRWGPREIDIDIIFYGNWMVQSPELMIPHGDYRNRDFVLKLLLEFDKGLKDPVTGEALRDRLQELERKTHEGLHEPGGQG; from the coding sequence ATGACCAGGATAGATCTGACAGGCAGTGACGCCTCCGGCGAGACCGCCTTTTTACTGCTGGGGAGCAACCGTCCCCCCCGCGAACACTTCCTGCAACAGGCCATCGAGCTGCTCGGACAGCTGCCGGACACCCACATCACCTGGCAGTCTCCCGTGCTGCGGACGCCGCCCTACGGCTATACCCAGCAGGAAGACTTTCTCAATCAGGTGCTCCACCTGAAAACAGGTCTGCTGCCCCGCCAGCTTCTGCGGGCTGTCAAGGAGACGGAACAGCAGGTGGGAAGACGGGAAAGTTTCCGCTGGGGACCGCGGGAGATAGATATCGACATCATCTTTTACGGAAACTGGATGGTGCAGTCGCCGGAACTCATGATCCCCCATGGGGACTATCGGAACCGGGACTTTGTCCTGAAGCTCCTGCTGGAATTCGACAAAGGTCTGAAAGACCCGGTCACCGGAGAGGCCCTCCGGGATCGTTTACAGGAGCTTGAGAGAAAGACTCACGAGGGGTTGCACGAACCCGGCGGACAGGGATAG
- a CDS encoding FxsA family protein: protein MQLFLLFIVIPLVELFLLLRVGAIIGALNTIALVIITAAVGAYYARSEGMSVVYRMQQMTARGEVPTVELVDALMIFGGGALLLTPGFLTDALGLACILPMTRPWMRQAILGHYRSRIRVYHTGESHPEQQSRRSQQNQVIDVDFKEEKKESRFHDQDRSDRQ, encoded by the coding sequence TTGCAACTGTTTTTGCTGTTTATTGTCATTCCCCTGGTTGAGCTCTTTTTGCTGCTGCGGGTCGGCGCCATTATCGGCGCCCTCAACACCATTGCCCTGGTGATTATCACCGCCGCTGTGGGAGCTTACTACGCCCGCAGCGAGGGTATGTCCGTGGTCTATCGCATGCAGCAGATGACTGCCCGGGGAGAAGTTCCCACCGTGGAACTGGTGGACGCCCTGATGATTTTCGGCGGTGGCGCGCTCCTGCTGACGCCCGGCTTTCTGACCGACGCCCTGGGGCTGGCATGCATCCTGCCCATGACACGGCCCTGGATGCGCCAGGCCATTCTCGGCCACTATCGTTCCCGCATACGGGTGTATCACACCGGAGAATCACACCCGGAGCAACAATCCCGTCGGTCACAACAGAATCAGGTGATTGATGTGGACTTCAAAGAAGAGAAAAAGGAATCCCGATTCCATGACCAGGATAGATCTGACAGGCAGTGA